The Streptomyces albofaciens JCM 4342 genome has a segment encoding these proteins:
- a CDS encoding serine hydrolase domain-containing protein has product MRCRTSILAALAVTASLAMVSATAPAASAGTPRCDSKPIRTALKALKEVGASGISVTVKSPRCGVWNGGVGLADLKTGRQVVGNEHSRIASNTKTWTATVVLQLVGEGRIKLDDTVDHYLPGLIRTGHHDGRKITVRQLLQHTSGLPDYLDAPFWHDLDARRWDHVEPLQTVEQALTLPPPDDRTPSGFSYSNTNYNLAGLIVTAVTGRDIGTEIEQRIIEPLGLRETYWPGDRTELPKPDLRGYAERNGALRDRTEWNTSGADASGALVSTGADATTFWTALMTGKLLAPAELAELKKTVPDVSSGEGYGLGVERYERVPGFVTWGHSGHMESGHKFRNAVTEDGRRAVTLLIGSETFDSDRVDAIIGDLIRDLR; this is encoded by the coding sequence ATGCGATGCAGGACGAGTATTCTCGCGGCCTTGGCCGTTACCGCCTCCTTGGCGATGGTGTCCGCCACGGCGCCCGCCGCCTCGGCCGGGACACCGCGGTGTGACAGCAAGCCGATCCGGACAGCGCTCAAGGCGCTGAAGGAAGTCGGCGCCTCGGGTATCAGCGTGACGGTGAAAAGCCCCCGCTGCGGTGTCTGGAACGGCGGTGTCGGTCTCGCCGACCTGAAGACGGGCCGTCAGGTCGTCGGCAATGAGCACAGCCGTATCGCCAGCAACACCAAAACCTGGACGGCGACGGTCGTGCTGCAACTCGTCGGCGAAGGCCGCATCAAGCTCGACGACACCGTGGACCACTATCTGCCCGGCCTCATCCGCACCGGTCACCACGATGGACGCAAGATAACGGTCCGGCAGCTCCTGCAGCACACCAGCGGCCTGCCCGATTACCTGGACGCGCCGTTCTGGCACGACCTGGACGCACGCCGCTGGGATCACGTGGAACCCTTGCAGACGGTCGAGCAGGCGCTCACGCTGCCCCCGCCCGACGACCGGACTCCATCCGGCTTCTCCTACTCCAACACCAATTACAACCTGGCCGGCCTGATCGTCACCGCGGTCACCGGCCGCGACATCGGCACCGAGATCGAACAGCGGATCATCGAGCCCCTCGGGCTGCGCGAGACCTACTGGCCCGGTGACCGGACCGAGCTCCCCAAGCCGGACCTGCGAGGCTACGCGGAGCGGAACGGGGCGTTGCGGGACAGGACGGAATGGAACACCTCCGGGGCCGACGCGTCGGGGGCACTGGTCTCCACCGGAGCCGACGCGACCACTTTCTGGACCGCGCTGATGACCGGGAAACTGCTGGCCCCGGCCGAGCTCGCGGAGTTGAAGAAGACCGTCCCGGACGTCTCGTCGGGTGAAGGGTACGGCCTGGGAGTCGAGCGCTACGAGCGCGTGCCGGGTTTCGTCACCTGGGGACACAGCGGCCATATGGAAAGCGGCCACAAATTCCGGAATGCCGTCACCGAGGACGGCCGACGGGCCGTGACCCTGCTGATCGGCTCGGAAACGTTCGACTCGGACCGGGTGGACGCCATCATCGGCGACCTCATCCGCGACCTACGCTGA
- the menC gene encoding o-succinylbenzoate synthase: protein MSTKITGVELRRIAMPLVAPFRTSFGVETSRDVLLVRVVTSEGEGWAECAAMSEPRYCSEYVDGAQDVLRRFLVPALPKDGVDVHEVGRVLQPFTGHRMAKAALETAVLDAQLRGAGESFGSCLGAARDRVPCGVSVGIMGSVPELLDAVAAYLAEGYVRIKLKIEPGWDVEPVRAVRERYGDELLLQVDANAAYTLADARQLTKLDDFGLLLIEQPLANDDMVQHAALAKLLRTPICLDESIESAADAAAAVSLGACSVINVKPPRVGGYLEARRIHDLARAHGIPVWCGGMLETGIGRAANVALAALPGFTLPGDTSGSSRYFATDITEPFVLADGHLQVPTGPGLGVEPLSDVLKEVTTSSEWIAL from the coding sequence GTGAGCACGAAGATCACCGGTGTCGAGCTGCGTCGGATAGCGATGCCGCTCGTCGCCCCGTTCCGCACTTCCTTCGGCGTGGAGACCAGCCGCGATGTGCTGCTGGTCCGCGTCGTCACTTCCGAGGGGGAGGGGTGGGCCGAGTGCGCGGCCATGTCCGAGCCCCGCTACTGCTCCGAGTACGTCGACGGCGCTCAGGACGTCCTGCGCAGGTTCCTCGTACCGGCCTTGCCGAAGGACGGCGTGGACGTGCACGAGGTGGGGCGCGTCCTACAGCCCTTCACCGGCCACCGCATGGCCAAGGCCGCGCTGGAGACGGCGGTGCTGGACGCCCAGCTCCGCGGCGCGGGCGAGTCCTTCGGTTCCTGTCTGGGCGCCGCGCGGGACCGGGTTCCGTGCGGCGTCTCGGTCGGCATCATGGGCTCCGTACCCGAACTCCTCGACGCCGTGGCCGCCTATCTCGCCGAGGGCTACGTCCGGATCAAGCTGAAGATCGAGCCGGGCTGGGACGTCGAGCCCGTACGCGCCGTCCGCGAGCGCTACGGTGACGAGCTGCTCCTCCAGGTCGACGCCAACGCCGCCTACACCCTGGCGGACGCCCGGCAGCTCACCAAGCTCGACGACTTCGGCCTGCTGCTGATCGAACAGCCGCTGGCCAACGACGACATGGTCCAGCACGCCGCACTGGCCAAGCTGCTGCGCACCCCCATCTGCCTGGACGAGTCCATCGAATCCGCCGCCGACGCCGCGGCGGCCGTCTCCCTCGGCGCCTGCTCGGTCATCAACGTCAAGCCGCCCCGTGTCGGTGGCTACCTCGAAGCACGTCGCATCCACGACCTCGCCCGCGCCCACGGCATTCCCGTCTGGTGCGGCGGCATGCTGGAGACCGGCATCGGCCGCGCCGCCAACGTCGCCTTGGCCGCCCTGCCCGGCTTCACCCTTCCCGGCGACACCTCCGGCTCCAGCCGCTACTTCGCCACCGACATCACGGAGCCGTTCGTCCTGGCCGACGGCCACCTTCAGGTACCCACCGGGCCAGGCCTCGGTGTCGAGCCGCTGTCCGACGTACTCAAGGAGGTCACCACCTCCAGCGAATGGATCGCGCTGTAA
- a CDS encoding GNAT family N-acetyltransferase: MKGTTVRELHRMEDFEAVSLLYAGIWGSEPGSSPISAEVMRALSHAGNYVAGAYEGGRLVGASVAFLGDPIGTGLHSHITGAVMGRGVGLALKSHQRQWALARRLTRITWTYDPLIRRNAYFNLVKLGARPEEYLTSFYGAMDDAINGGDESDRVLAAWDLTAPTPCGTAPTPCGTAPTPCGTAPAPPGTTPFPPGPTPVPPETAPVPPETAPAPLEPAPSPLEVVELPAGAAHGVRNREGRPEVAETDAETVLVDLPDDIEVLRRTDPGAARAWRLAVRESLGGLLTEGARVVGLHERRRYVIQRTSTPA; the protein is encoded by the coding sequence GTGAAGGGGACGACCGTCCGGGAACTCCACCGCATGGAGGACTTCGAGGCCGTCAGCCTTCTCTACGCCGGCATCTGGGGGAGCGAGCCCGGCAGCTCGCCGATCTCCGCCGAGGTCATGCGGGCCCTCTCGCACGCCGGCAACTACGTGGCCGGAGCGTACGAGGGCGGCCGCCTGGTGGGGGCGTCCGTCGCCTTCCTCGGCGACCCCATCGGCACCGGTCTGCACTCCCACATCACCGGCGCCGTCATGGGACGTGGCGTGGGCCTCGCCCTCAAGTCGCACCAGCGGCAGTGGGCGCTAGCCCGCCGGCTGACGCGCATCACCTGGACCTACGATCCGCTCATCCGCCGCAACGCCTACTTCAACCTGGTCAAACTCGGCGCTCGCCCGGAGGAGTACCTGACCTCCTTCTACGGCGCGATGGACGACGCCATCAACGGCGGCGACGAGTCGGACCGGGTGCTGGCCGCCTGGGACCTCACCGCGCCCACTCCGTGCGGGACCGCGCCCACCCCCTGCGGGACCGCGCCCACCCCCTGCGGGACCGCGCCCGCCCCGCCGGGCACAACGCCCTTCCCGCCAGGCCCTACGCCCGTCCCACCCGAAACCGCACCCGTCCCACCCGAAACCGCACCCGCTCCGCTCGAACCCGCGCCTTCGCCGCTTGAGGTGGTCGAGCTTCCCGCCGGCGCCGCGCACGGCGTCCGGAACCGTGAAGGCCGTCCGGAGGTCGCCGAGACCGACGCCGAGACCGTGCTCGTCGACCTGCCCGACGACATCGAGGTCCTGCGCCGCACCGATCCCGGCGCCGCCCGGGCCTGGCGGCTGGCCGTGCGGGAATCGCTGGGCGGCCTGCTCACCGAAGGCGCCCGCGTCGTGGGCCTCCACGAACGCCGCCGCTACGTGATCCAACGCACCTCCACCCCCGCCTGA
- a CDS encoding M20 family metallopeptidase, protein MLADLEELVSHESFSDDHAAVARSGQVVAAQGHRLLGAAPRTLVVEGVTHVQWAFGTPRILLLGHHDTVWPIGSLRTHPWSVEQGIARGPGVFDMKAGLVQMFHALASLPSLDGLCVLVTGDEETGSATSRALIEDLARQCSATLVLEPSAPGGALKTSRKGVSLYDITVHGRAAHSGLEPEKGVNAATELAHQLLALEGVADTVTASTGPGTSVTPTLMRAGTSNNTVPARAGLSVDVRVPNAAAQEAADQLIRALEPRVPGARIQVDGGPNRPPLDPDASRELFALATEQAVRLGLGPLRQAAVGGASDGNYTAGAGCPTLDGLGAVGDGAHADHEHVVTATMPARARLLAQLVGALR, encoded by the coding sequence ATGCTCGCCGACCTCGAAGAACTCGTCTCCCACGAGTCCTTCTCGGACGACCACGCGGCCGTGGCCCGCAGCGGCCAGGTGGTCGCCGCGCAGGGCCACAGGCTGCTCGGCGCCGCGCCCCGGACGCTGGTCGTCGAGGGCGTCACCCACGTGCAGTGGGCCTTCGGTACCCCGCGCATTCTCCTGCTGGGCCATCACGACACCGTCTGGCCGATCGGCTCCCTCAGGACCCACCCCTGGTCGGTGGAGCAGGGCATCGCCCGCGGCCCCGGCGTGTTCGACATGAAGGCCGGTCTGGTCCAGATGTTCCACGCCCTCGCCTCACTGCCCTCTCTCGACGGGCTGTGCGTGCTCGTCACCGGCGACGAGGAGACCGGCTCGGCCACCTCCCGCGCGCTCATCGAGGACCTCGCGCGCCAGTGCTCGGCCACGCTCGTCCTGGAGCCTTCGGCGCCCGGCGGGGCCTTGAAGACCAGCCGGAAAGGCGTGTCCCTCTACGACATCACCGTCCACGGGCGCGCCGCCCACTCCGGGCTGGAACCGGAGAAGGGCGTCAACGCGGCCACCGAACTCGCCCACCAGCTCCTCGCCCTGGAGGGCGTCGCCGACACCGTCACCGCCTCCACCGGGCCCGGGACGAGCGTGACGCCCACCCTGATGAGGGCCGGCACCTCCAACAACACCGTGCCCGCGCGGGCCGGGCTGAGCGTGGACGTCCGGGTGCCGAACGCCGCCGCGCAGGAGGCGGCCGACCAGCTCATCAGGGCTCTTGAGCCGCGGGTCCCCGGTGCCCGCATCCAGGTCGACGGTGGTCCCAACCGGCCGCCCCTGGACCCCGACGCCTCCCGGGAGCTGTTCGCCCTGGCCACCGAGCAGGCCGTACGGCTCGGCCTCGGACCGCTGCGGCAGGCGGCCGTCGGCGGTGCCTCCGACGGCAACTACACCGCCGGGGCCGGCTGCCCCACGCTCGACGGCCTCGGCGCGGTGGGCGACGGCGCGCACGCCGACCACGAACACGTCGTCACCGCCACCATGCCGGCCCGCGCCCGGCTGCTGGCCCAGCTCGTCGGAGCACTGCGGTGA
- a CDS encoding GNAT family N-acetyltransferase, with translation MARPRQHIACGDFVLRRWRGQADFAPAFRLIEESLDHLRPWEPWAAGHSEESTRSFLAKTGAQWASGDVYNYAIAKNGTLIGMCQTYRGPEPQGRRMGYWLHPDATGQGIATRATTALVTEMFALPDVAYVEIAHDLANTSSAAIPRRLGFTEIRRERAAPPVAPSGSGIRVVWRLNRRESESGG, from the coding sequence ATGGCGCGACCGAGGCAGCACATCGCATGCGGAGACTTCGTCCTGCGGCGCTGGCGGGGGCAGGCGGATTTCGCTCCGGCGTTCAGGCTGATCGAGGAGTCTCTGGACCACTTGCGCCCCTGGGAGCCGTGGGCCGCCGGGCACAGCGAAGAGAGCACCCGGTCGTTCCTCGCGAAAACCGGGGCGCAATGGGCAAGCGGAGACGTGTACAACTACGCCATCGCGAAGAACGGCACGCTCATCGGTATGTGCCAGACCTACCGCGGGCCCGAGCCCCAGGGCCGGCGCATGGGGTACTGGCTGCACCCTGACGCCACCGGCCAGGGCATCGCCACGCGAGCGACAACGGCCTTGGTCACCGAAATGTTCGCCCTGCCGGACGTGGCGTATGTGGAAATCGCGCACGACCTGGCCAACACGTCCAGCGCCGCCATACCGCGCCGTCTGGGCTTCACCGAGATCCGGCGGGAACGGGCGGCGCCGCCGGTGGCTCCCTCGGGCAGCGGCATCCGCGTGGTCTGGCGGTTGAACCGCCGCGAGTCCGAGTCCGGCGGTTGA
- a CDS encoding GMC family oxidoreductase: MPGFDFVIVGAGTAGCVLAARLSQDVNTHVLLIEAGGSKVLPAQASPPAWPTLLQTPANWGDFTVEQSATGTSIQLPRGRGLGGSSAINGMVFARGHHCGYDRWPGQGAKGWGFDDLLPYFRRSETAVGRDPALRGIDGPLTVGPANPPHPVIEACLEAAAETGYARAADISGGLEEGFGLTDLNIVDGRRQSAADAYLAPALERPNLSVVTNALVRRLRISGGRCVGVEYRTGSDEVTVDCAGEVVLTAGAIGSAQLLLLSGVGPQAHLAEVGITTVLDLPGVGARLHDHPIVSVTSSAARPLPPRRNNHGEAIGLIRSDPAVEEPDLQVVFVDLPSHLASANPEDGYTIAVSAIRPYSRGTLRLASGDPGAAPVLDPGFYTDERDLAAVVAGVRLVREIGHAPALAPWRGREVVPGPDADDDDAVRGFVRRTLTSYSHPVGTCRMGADPLAVTGPDLRVHGIDGLRVADASVFPSIPSANTVATVYAVAERAADLLRGTDSRRTSS, encoded by the coding sequence GTGCCGGGATTCGACTTCGTCATCGTGGGCGCGGGGACGGCCGGCTGTGTGCTGGCGGCGAGGTTGTCGCAGGACGTGAACACGCATGTCCTGCTGATCGAGGCGGGTGGCTCGAAGGTGCTGCCCGCGCAGGCCTCGCCCCCCGCATGGCCGACCCTGCTCCAGACGCCCGCGAACTGGGGAGACTTCACCGTCGAGCAGTCGGCCACCGGCACATCCATACAACTGCCGCGAGGGCGCGGGCTCGGCGGATCCTCGGCGATCAACGGCATGGTCTTCGCCCGCGGCCACCACTGCGGCTACGACCGGTGGCCCGGCCAGGGCGCCAAGGGCTGGGGCTTCGACGACCTGCTGCCGTACTTCCGGCGCAGTGAGACCGCGGTGGGCCGCGATCCGGCACTGCGCGGGATCGACGGCCCCCTGACCGTGGGGCCCGCCAACCCGCCGCATCCGGTCATCGAAGCGTGCCTGGAAGCGGCCGCGGAGACGGGGTACGCCAGGGCCGCCGACATCAGCGGCGGCCTGGAGGAGGGCTTCGGACTGACGGACCTCAACATCGTCGACGGCAGGCGACAGAGCGCCGCCGACGCCTATCTCGCGCCGGCCCTGGAGCGGCCCAACCTGAGCGTGGTGACCAACGCCCTGGTGCGGCGGCTGCGCATCAGCGGCGGGCGCTGTGTCGGCGTGGAGTACCGCACCGGCAGCGACGAGGTGACCGTCGACTGCGCGGGGGAAGTCGTCCTGACTGCCGGTGCCATCGGCTCCGCGCAGCTGCTGCTCCTGTCGGGGGTCGGCCCGCAGGCCCATCTGGCCGAGGTGGGCATCACGACCGTCCTCGACCTGCCGGGCGTCGGCGCCCGGCTCCACGACCATCCGATCGTCAGCGTCACATCGAGCGCGGCCCGCCCGCTGCCGCCACGGCGCAACAACCACGGCGAAGCCATCGGTCTCATACGCAGCGATCCCGCTGTCGAAGAGCCGGACCTCCAGGTCGTCTTCGTCGACTTGCCTTCCCATCTGGCCTCGGCCAACCCCGAGGACGGCTACACCATCGCTGTCTCCGCGATCCGCCCGTACAGCCGCGGCACGCTGCGGCTGGCAAGCGGCGATCCCGGTGCGGCGCCGGTGCTCGATCCGGGTTTCTACACCGACGAGCGCGACCTGGCGGCGGTCGTCGCCGGTGTGCGGCTCGTCCGGGAGATCGGCCACGCCCCGGCGCTCGCGCCGTGGCGTGGCCGGGAGGTGGTTCCCGGGCCGGACGCGGACGACGACGATGCCGTGCGCGGGTTTGTGCGCCGGACCCTCACCTCGTACTCCCATCCGGTGGGCACCTGCCGGATGGGGGCCGATCCCCTCGCTGTCACCGGGCCCGACCTGCGGGTCCACGGCATCGACGGACTCCGGGTCGCCGACGCCTCGGTGTTCCCGTCCATTCCGTCGGCGAATACGGTCGCCACGGTGTACGCCGTGGCCGAACGAGCCGCGGACCTGCTGCGCGGCACCGACTCCAGGAGGACATCGTCATAA
- a CDS encoding cytochrome P450, with protein MTAENHTAQPQAPASDGAPHGEPLPHYPFSTRGDRLAPELDELRGRCPVARVSTNSGEQAWLVTDYGLAQHILRDRAFARSVLAEADSPTQDVPILAPELLDAMNHLHRAGLRAEVLRSLGRDQPDLPADWVARVTGEGLDAMVREGAPGDLQRHFAEWVAAQCMCRLLGLPFEDRDWLAVRADLDLTMVTPTPEDIARNWEEIRGYMAAHMAARRPGEPRGLVDRLADLNAPHRGLTERQLSNIVSVLFVSGYEDFASFLGVAAFNLLQHPETIRAVRAEPETMPQCVEELLRCSVVLGNAIPRFVTADARIGPAQVKKGDMVLLSLDAVNYDSAAFPDPKTFDPARSPNPHLRFGYGRHHCPGAHLVRRQSDVAFRVLLDRLPGIHLAVPPAEVPWHPNRMAIMAAGIPVGW; from the coding sequence GTGACCGCCGAGAACCACACCGCGCAGCCCCAAGCGCCCGCGTCCGACGGAGCCCCGCACGGCGAGCCCCTTCCGCACTACCCCTTCAGCACCCGGGGCGACCGGCTCGCCCCCGAACTCGACGAGCTGCGCGGCCGCTGCCCCGTGGCCCGGGTCAGCACCAACTCCGGTGAACAGGCGTGGCTGGTGACCGACTACGGGCTGGCCCAGCACATCCTGCGGGACCGCGCGTTCGCCCGCTCCGTGCTGGCCGAGGCCGACAGCCCCACCCAGGACGTCCCGATCCTCGCGCCGGAACTGCTCGACGCCATGAACCACCTCCACCGGGCCGGACTGCGCGCCGAAGTGCTCCGCTCGCTCGGCCGCGACCAGCCCGACCTGCCCGCCGACTGGGTCGCGCGGGTCACCGGCGAAGGGCTGGACGCGATGGTCCGCGAAGGCGCCCCCGGCGACCTCCAGCGCCACTTCGCGGAGTGGGTCGCCGCCCAGTGCATGTGCCGGCTCCTCGGCCTGCCCTTCGAGGACCGCGACTGGCTCGCCGTACGGGCCGACCTGGACCTGACCATGGTCACCCCCACCCCCGAGGACATAGCCCGCAACTGGGAGGAGATCCGCGGCTACATGGCCGCGCACATGGCCGCCCGCCGCCCCGGTGAGCCCCGCGGCCTCGTGGACCGCCTCGCCGACCTCAACGCCCCGCACCGAGGGCTGACGGAGCGGCAGCTGTCGAACATCGTGTCCGTCCTCTTCGTCAGCGGTTACGAGGACTTCGCCAGCTTCCTGGGCGTCGCGGCCTTCAATCTGCTCCAGCACCCCGAGACCATCCGCGCGGTGCGCGCCGAGCCGGAGACCATGCCGCAGTGCGTGGAGGAGCTGCTGCGGTGCAGCGTCGTCCTGGGCAACGCGATCCCCCGCTTCGTCACCGCCGACGCGCGGATCGGCCCGGCCCAGGTCAAGAAGGGCGACATGGTCCTGCTCTCCCTGGACGCGGTCAACTACGACTCCGCCGCGTTCCCCGACCCGAAGACCTTCGACCCCGCCCGTTCGCCCAACCCCCACCTGCGCTTCGGCTACGGCCGGCACCACTGCCCCGGCGCCCACCTGGTCCGCCGCCAGTCCGACGTCGCCTTCCGCGTCCTCCTCGACCGCCTGCCCGGCATCCACCTGGCGGTGCCACCGGCCGAGGTCCCCTGGCACCCGAACCGTATGGCGATCATGGCGGCCGGGATACCGGTGGGGTGGTGA
- a CDS encoding cytochrome P450 family protein, with protein MSHAEALIPVPEVEPGTAGPPCAYARLRTEAPVVKARLPNGETGWLISRYEDARAAFADPRLVRPLLSAWPPREGSDAPPPCLPTFLEMTGAHHERVRRTVLPLFGRRRLAFMEPRVRTMAEELLDTMVAGADGGVADLVASYAEPLPLRVLCATVGLPYEDREIYLPHTLALLGASGLTMEEVLAALYALQDYASDLISRKERTDGGKEAGGEDEDYIRLLLAEARRPDSEITRDDVVSFVVTMLMAGYKTNIQHTGNALLALLTHPEQLKTLREAPERTGTAVEELLRYVPLMNAINILVATEDLTLHGQHIRAGDAVVPVPASANRDPEAFAEPDRLDLTRTPNAHIAFGHGPHACTGGHLTRMQLGIAIQVLLERLPGIELAVAAETIPWDESTPLRAPARLPVRW; from the coding sequence ATGAGCCACGCCGAAGCCCTCATCCCGGTTCCCGAGGTCGAGCCCGGCACCGCGGGACCGCCGTGCGCCTACGCCCGCCTGCGGACCGAGGCGCCGGTGGTCAAGGCGCGGCTGCCCAACGGCGAGACCGGCTGGCTGATCAGCCGATACGAGGACGCGCGGGCCGCGTTCGCCGACCCCCGGCTCGTACGGCCGCTGCTGTCGGCCTGGCCGCCCCGCGAGGGCAGCGACGCCCCGCCGCCGTGCCTGCCGACCTTCCTGGAGATGACCGGCGCCCACCACGAACGGGTGCGCCGTACCGTTCTGCCGCTGTTCGGCAGGCGGCGGCTCGCCTTCATGGAACCCCGCGTCCGGACGATGGCGGAGGAACTCCTCGACACGATGGTGGCCGGGGCCGACGGGGGAGTGGCGGACCTCGTCGCCTCCTACGCCGAGCCGCTGCCGCTGCGGGTGCTGTGCGCGACCGTCGGCCTGCCCTACGAGGACCGCGAGATCTACCTGCCGCACACCCTCGCGCTCCTGGGCGCCTCCGGCCTGACGATGGAGGAGGTACTCGCGGCCCTGTACGCGTTGCAGGATTATGCGAGCGACCTCATCTCCCGCAAGGAGCGGACGGACGGAGGGAAGGAGGCGGGCGGCGAGGACGAGGACTACATCCGGCTGCTGCTGGCGGAGGCCCGCCGGCCGGACAGCGAGATCACCCGCGACGACGTCGTCAGCTTCGTCGTCACCATGCTCATGGCCGGCTACAAGACCAACATCCAGCACACGGGCAACGCCCTGCTCGCACTGCTCACCCACCCCGAACAGCTGAAGACGCTGCGCGAGGCGCCCGAGCGGACGGGCACCGCGGTGGAGGAACTGCTGCGGTACGTCCCGCTGATGAACGCCATCAACATCCTCGTCGCCACCGAGGACCTCACCCTCCACGGGCAGCACATCCGGGCCGGGGACGCGGTCGTTCCCGTACCGGCGTCCGCCAACCGCGACCCGGAAGCCTTCGCCGAACCCGACCGCCTCGACCTGACACGGACCCCCAACGCGCACATCGCGTTCGGGCACGGCCCCCATGCGTGCACCGGCGGACACCTGACCCGCATGCAGCTCGGTATCGCCATTCAGGTGCTGCTGGAACGGCTGCCCGGCATCGAACTGGCCGTCGCGGCGGAGACCATCCCCTGGGACGAGTCCACCCCGCTGCGCGCACCGGCCCGGCTCCCCGTGCGCTGGTAG